The Oscillospiraceae bacterium genome contains the following window.
AAGTTGAAGAACTCTTCATTGAACCTACCGCCACGGTGCTGGAAACACTGCGCAAGCTGGATGAGACCGGCCAGCGCATTCTGTTTATCGCGCCGGAGGGCAAGCTGAAGGCCGTCATCACCGATGGCGACATCCGCAAGTTTTTTCTGCGGGGCGGCACGCCCGACCAGACCGTTGACAATGCGGCGAACTACCACCCGCTCAGCGTCTCGGTGGCGGAGCGCGGCAAGGCGCGCGGCATCTTGCAGAAATACTGCATTGACGCGCTGCCGGTGCTGAACAAGCGCGGCATCATCACCGATATTATCTTTGCCCACGGCCTTGATGTGGACAACCGCAAGCAGGTCGATATCCCCGTTGTCATGATGGCGGGCGGTCTGGGCACCCGGCTGTACCCCTACACCAAGATCCTGCCCAAGCCGCTGATCCCGGTGGGGGAGCAGCCCATCGCCGAGATGATCATGGACCGGTTCCGGGATTTCGGCTGCCATGATTTTACGATGATCGTCAACTACAAAAAGGGGATGATCAAGTCCTATTTCAACGAGCTGGAAAAGGACTACCATGTCGATTTCGCCGATGAGGATGTCTTTATGGGTACCGGCGGCGGGCTTTGCCTGCTGAAGGGAAAAATCGGTACGCCGTTCTTTTTTACAAACTGCGACACGCTGCTGGATGTGGACTTCGGCGATATTTATGAGTATCACCGCGCCCACGGCAACCTTGTCACGATGATCTGCGCCTTCAAGCACTACACGGTGCCCTACGGCGTGGTGGAGCTGGGCGAGGACGGCGGCATTGCCGCCATGCGCGAAAAGCCAGAGCTGGATTTCCTGACGAACACCGGCGTCTATGTTGTGGAGCCCCGCGTTGTTGAGGAGATGCGCGACGGCGAGTTCATCGGCTTCCCCGATGTGATCGAGCGGTACCGCCAGGCCGGTGAGAAGGTCGGCGTCTATCCCATCAGCGAGAGCAGCTGGATGGATATGGGCCAGCTGGAGGAGCTGGAAAAGATGCGCAGAAAGCTGGGAAACCAGCAGTAAAAGCCTTCCCCTGCGGGGGAAGGCGGCGCGAAGCGCCGGATGAGGGACGAGCTGGCCACAACCGCCCGTGAACGGTCTGCGGTGGAAAGGCCCCCCTCATCAGTCCGCTTCGCGGACAGCTTCTCCCAGAGGGAGAAGCCAAAGCGGAAGGAGATTGAAAATGCCTGTAACGATCATTGCGGAGGCCGGGGTCAACCATAACGGCAGCCTTGAGATGGCCAAGGAGATGGCCCGCGTGGCCAAGGCGTGCGGCGCGGATATTGTAAAATACCAGACTGCCGTGCCGGAGCTGGTTGTGAGTAAGTTTGCCCAAAAGGCAGAGTACCAGAAGCAGACCACCGATGCCGCCGAGAGCCAGTTGGAGATGATCCGCCGGCTGCATTTCTCATTCGATGCCCACCGGGAGCTGAAGGAATACTGCGACTCCATCGGCATCCAGTATCTCTCGGCACCGTTCGATCTGCCCAGCGTCCGGTTCCTCGGCACGCTGGGGCTGCCGCTGCTCAAGATCCCCTCGGGCGAGATCACGAACCTGCCGTATCTGGAGGCAATGGCCGCGCTGAAAACGCCGGTCCTGCTCTCCACCGGCATGAGCAGCCTTGACGAGATCACCGATGCACTTGGCGTGCTGGATGACGGCGGCTGCCCTGAGGTTACGATCCTGCACTGCAACACCCAATATCCCACCCCGTATGAGGACGCCAACCTGACTGCGATGATTGAGCTGTATGAGCAGTTCGGCCTGCCGGTCGGCCTGTCCGATCACACCTCCGGGTGGGAGTGCGATGTGGCCGCCGCCGTGCTGGGCGCGCAGGTCATTGAAAAGCACTTCACGCTCGATAAATCCCTGCCCGGCCCTGACCAGAAGGCCAGCCTCGACCCCACCGAGTTCAAGGCGATGGTCGAGGCCGTGCGCCATGTCGAGGCGGCGCTCGGGGACGGCCACAAGCACCTGACCGAGAGCGAGGCCCCCAACAAGGCTATTGCGCGCAAGAGCATCGTGGCCGCACGGCAGATCAAAGCAGGCGAGGTCTTTACCGAGGAAAACCTCACCACCAAGCGCCCCGGTGACGGCATCTCCCCCATGCGCTGGCATGAGATTTTGGGCCAAACCGCAAAACGCGATTTTGCGGAGGATGAAAAAATAGAAGTTTGATGCAGCGCCGTTCTGTAGGGCGGCCAGCCCTCTGGCCGCCGTGCCCGCTTGCGGCGGCAAAAAACCATACGGGCAGTCCCCCGAGAAAGTGAGATTTCTATGCGCACCATCTGCATCGTCACCGCCACGCGGGCGGAATACGGCCTGCTGCGGCCGGTGGTACAGAAAATCTCGAAGTCGGACATGCTGGCGTTGCAGCTTGTTGTGACTGGCGCGCACCTCTGCCCGCGTCTGGGTGAGACTGTGCAGGAGATCGAACGGGACAGCTTTCCCATTGCGGCAAGGCTCCCCATCTTCACCGAGGACGCCGGGGAGCCTGTTGCAAAAACTATCGCCCGCACATTGACCGTCTTTGACGATTACTTTGCCGCCCACCGGCCCGATGCTGTGCTGCTGCTGGGCGACCGGTTTGAAATTTTCGCTGTGGCGGCTGCGGCCGCCGCGCGGCATATCCCGATCGCCCATATCTCGGGCGGGGATGTTACGCTGGGCGCGGCCGATGAATACTACCGCCACTGCATCTCCAAGATGGCGGCGGTGCATTTTCCGTCCTGCGCCGACAGCGCTGCGCGGCTCGTCCGTATGGGCGAGGCCCCCGGCACAGTGTTCTGCGTAGGCGGGCTGGGGGATGAAAATATCCGCACAATGCCCAAAATGGGCCGCCGGGAATTGTGCGATTCGACAGGATTCCCCCTGATGCAGCCCTTTGCACTCGTGACCTACCACCCCGAGACCGCCCCCGATGCGGGCAGCCCGGCGGCGCAGGTGCAGGCCCTGTGCGCGGCTATGGCCGCCGTGGACGGTGTGTTCTGGCTTATCACCGGCTCCAACGCCGATGCAGGCGGCGAGGTCTGCACCCGCATGATGCAGGATTTCGCCGCTGCCCACCCGGACCGCGCCGGCTTTGTGCAGAGCCTTGGCCTCAGGCGCTATCTCTCCGCGATGGAGTACGCCGCGCTGGTCGCGGGCAATTCCTCGTCAGGCGTGGTCGAAACGCCGACCTTCCGGGTGCCGACCGTCAACATCGGCAGGCGGCAGGCAGGGCGCACCGTCTGCGCCAATGTGCTTTGCTGCGATGCTGACCGCGCGGCCATCGAGGCTGCACTGCGCAAGGCGCTGTCCAAGGCGTTCGCCCCTGTGGCGGCATCGGCGCGCAGCCCCTACAACGGCGGCAATACAAGCGAAAAGATCTGCACAGTGCTGCAAAATTTTGACTTTGCAAGACCTAAAATATTTTATGACGGCCCTGTGCCTGAATTTGACCCCCAAAGGAGCGTTTTGGTATGAAACTTCTCATCGTTGGCTTAGGCAGCATGGGCAAACGCCGCGCCCGGCTGGCCAAGGGCATTGATGCCGCCATACAGATCGTCGGCGTTGACACAGCCGAGAACCGCCGCGCCGAGGCAAAGCAGCTGGCGCTGGCGGACGAGGCCTACCCGTCCATCGCCGAGGCTGTGGCCGCCGCGCACCCGGACGCCGCGCTGGTCTGCACGGCGCCGCTGTCCCACGCTGCCGTCATCGGCGAACTGCTGGACAACGGCCTGCCGGTCTTTACCGAGCTGAACCTTGTCCGGGACGGCTACGCCGAGAATATGGCCAAGGCTGCCGAAAAGCAGCTGCCGCTCTTCCTTTCCTCCACCATGCTCTACCGGCGCGAGACGCAGTATATCAAGCAGCAGGTCGCAGCGTTCGGCAAGCCGGTGCATTATATCTATCACATCGGGCAGTATCTGCCCGACTGGCACCCGTGGGAGAACTATAAGAATTTCTTTGTCGGCAACGCCCGCACCGGCGGCGTGCGCGAGATCTTCGGCATTGATCTGCCCTGGCTGCTCGATGCCTTCGGCGATGTGGAGTCGGTCACGGTGCAGAAGGACACGATCAGCGATCTCGGTCTGCCGTACCCCGATTGCGTGACCCTGCTGCTGCGCCACAAGGGCGGTGCGCAGGGCGTGCTGGCAGCCGATGTTGTCAGCCGCAAGGCCGTGCGCAGCTTTGAGTGCTTCGGTGACGGCATCCACCTTTTCTGGGAGGGCAACCCCAAGGCGCTGTATGAATTCCGCGATGGGGATAAGCAGCCGGTGGACACCTACGCCAGCTTTGAGCACGACAGCCGCTACAGCGACAACATTGTGGAGAACGCCTATGTGGACGAGCTGACGAACTTCTTCGCCGTGCTGAAGGGCGAGGAGCAGCCCCGCTGGAGCTTTGAAAAAGACCTGAAAGCGATTGAGCTGATGGACAAAATTGAAAATTCGTAAGCTTTTTTCCTATCAAAACTGCTTTTTGCCTTGCTGAGACTGTAGGGGCGAACATTGTTCGCCCGTCCACTGTGCGGCGGCTGCCGGGTTCCCGGAGCGATGCAGGCATCGCCCCCTGCGCGTAGGGGCGGATTCCATATCCGCCCGGGCACTTTGCCTTTGCCGCACACGCCCTCGGGCGAACGATGTTCGCCCCTACAGAGCCCCAGAAAAATTTATGCAATAGGGGGACACCTATGCGTACCATCACCGCGCTGTTCGTGGGGCTTGGCTCCATCGGGACGCGCCATTTGAAAAACCTTGCCAACCTCTGCGCCGACCGCGGCTGGACCCTGCAGGCCGATGCTCTGCGCAGTGACCTGACCCGCCCGCTGCGCCCCGGCGCGGCGGAGCTGCTGCACGCCCAGTACACCGACCTGACCGCCGCCCCGGCACACTATGATATGGCGTTCATCACGAACCCCACCAGCCTGCACGCCGAGGCATTGCGGCAGGTCAAGGGCCGCGGCGAGGCGCTTTTTATCGAAAAACCGATCTTCTCGGCCGAGCAGACCGGCCTTGCGCTGGACGAGCTGCTGCCCGCCGGCCAAAAGGCCTATGTGGCAGCGCCGATGCGGTGGTGCGGTGCCATGCTGGCCCTCAAGGATCGGCTGCCCGCGCTGCACCCCTACTGCGCGCGGGTCATCTGCTCAAGCTATCTGCCCGACTGGCGGCCCGGCGTGGACTACCGCACGGTCTACAGTGCCCGCAAGGCGCTGGGCGGCGGCGTCACCATCGACCTGATCCATGAGTGGGATTATCTGGTCGAGCTTTTCGGTGTGCCGGAAAAGCTGTACAATTTCAAGGGGACCTACTCCGAGCTGGAGATCGATTCCGACGATCTTTCTGTTTACATCGCAAAATATTCCACGCTGCTGGCGGAGGTGCATCTGGACTACTTCGGCCGCGGCTACCGGCGCAGCATCGAGCTTTTCTGCCGGGACGGCAGCTATCTGGCCGACTTCGGCAAGGGCACGCTGACCCTGCCGGACGGCACGGTGCAGCACTATGAGGAGGATGTGAACCGCCGCTATGAGCGGGAGATGGAGTATTTTGTTGACTACGCACTGACCGGCTGCGGCGAAAGCTGCAACCCGCCCGCACTGGCACTGAAGGTGCTGAAACTGACTTTGGGGGAGAATGTACAATGAATCGTCTGCTCATCACGATTTGCGGCCGCGCCGGCAGCAAGGGCTTCAAAAACAAAAATCTGAAGGTTTTCTGCGGTAAGCCGTTGGTTTACTATTCGCTCAGTGCCGCCGAGCTGTTTATCAAGAACCACCCGGAGCTGACCGTCGACATCGCGCTGAACACCGACAGCGAAGACCTCGCAAAGCTGGTAGCCGCCGAGTACCCGGAGGTCGTCTACCTGCCGCGCGGCGCAGAGCTGGGCGGCGACCGCGTGCCGAAGATGGCCGTCTATCAGGACAGCCTGCGCCGCATGGAGGCGCGCGCCGGACAGCCCTACGACTGGCATATGGACTTGGACATCACCAGCCCGCTGCGCACCGCCGCCGACATCGAGAACGCCTTTGCCGTAAAGCAGAAGCGCGCTGACCTCGACCTCGTGTTCAGCGTCTGCGAGGCGCGCCGCAACCCGTGGTTCAACATGGTGAAGACCGTGGACGACCACGTCGAGCAGGTCTGCCGCAGCGAGTTCACCGGCCGCCAGCAGGCACCCGATGTGTATGACGTCAATGCGTCAATTTACGTCTTCAAACGGGATTTTCTGGCTGAGAACACCGACGGCATGCTCTGGCGCGGCAAAATCGGCGTCAGCGTGATGATGGACACCGGCATCATCGACATCGATTCGGAGCATGACTACCTGCTCATGGAGGCAATCGCGCAGCATCTCTACGCGCATTATCCGGAATTTAACGCAGTGCGGGAGAATATTCGTGGCTGAGGATATCTTTGACCGGGCGCTGGAGCTGGTCATGGACGCGGGCCAGACGCTGCTGGAAAACGGCGGCGAGGTGTTCCGCGCGCAGCAGACTATGGAGATCATGGCCGCCAGCCTCGGCGTGCGGGACTTCCACGTTTATGTTCTGACCAACGGCATCTTTGCGTCGGCGCACCTGCCGGGGCGGGATGCCGTCTCGCTGGTGCGGCACGTGCCCACCGTGTCGGTCCATCTGGGCCGGGTCGAGGCCGTGAACGAGCTTTCCCGTGAGCTGGCCGCCGGGAGGCTGGGCGTCGTCGAGGCCGAAGCACGGCTGAACACGGCCCGCACGCTGCCGCGCAGCACACCGCAGCTGGAAATTCTGGCCTGCGTTGTCGGGGCAGCGGGGTTCGCGTACCTGTTCGGCGGCACGCTGGCAGACATGCCGGTGGCCGCGGTGGCGGGCCTGCTGGAGGCGCTTGTCTGCCAGCAGTTTGCGAGGCACGGCATCAACCGGATATTCACCGACATTGTGGCGGCGTTCTGCTGCACCTTCTGGGCCGCCGCCGCACAGGCGGCTTTCCCCCTTGTCAGCGCCAACGCGGCCATCATCGGCGCGCTGATGGTGCTGACCCCCGGCGTTGCCCTGACGATGGGCGTGCGGGATATTCTGAACGGCGACTATCTGTCCGGCTCAATCCGCCTGCTGGACGCGCTGCTCATCGCGGGCAGCATTGCGGGCGGCGTTGTGCTTGGCTGGATCATGGCCCGTGGATTGGGGGTGGCGTGATGCCGGTCTGGACACATTATTTTGCCCATTTTGTGGTGGCCGTCATTGCAACGATCAGCTTTGGCATCACATTCCAGATGCCGCGGCGGCACTACCTGGCCTGCGGCCTGACCGGCGCGGTGGGCTGGATGGTCTACATCTTCGGCGTGGAGCTGTTCGCGTTAAGCCCGGCGATTGCAACGCTGGTCGCCACGCTGCCGCTGACCGGCTGCGCGCGGTTCTTTGCCATCCGCCACAAGGCCCCGGTCACGATCTTTCTGCTGCCGGGCATCTTCCCGCTGGTGCCGGGGGCGGGCATCTATTACACCGCCTACTATTTCCTGCAGGGCGAGGAGGTCCTTTTCGCCAGCAAGGGTGCCGAGACCTTCAAGGTCGCGCTGGCGCTGGCACTCGGTATTGCGCTGGTCTGCAGCCTGCCCCTGCCGGGAAGCCACGAACCCAAAAAGTAGCCCCATACCCCGTTCTGCAAAGGACGGGGTACTTTTTTGCGTGAAAATATTGTTTTTTGCAGGGCAAACGAGTATAATTTAACCTGTATAACTTTGTGTAAAATGTGAGGAATGAGTGGTATGCTTTCCGACCCCCAGCTGCATTATCTCGATAACGCCGCCACCTCCCGGGTGGACCCGGCGGTGGCACAGGCCATCGGCACGGCCCTGACGGAGCTTTGGGCGAACCCCAGCAGCCTGTACGACCCGGCCGTGGCCGCACAGGACGCCATCCAGACGGCCCGCGCCCGCGTTGCCAAAACGCTGCACTGCCGCAGCGATGAGATCTACTTCACCGCCTGCGGCAGCGAGAGCAACAATATGGCCGTCTACGGCGCGGCCCGCCCGCGCAGGGCGTGGGGCAGCAAAATTGTCGTCACCGGCTTTGAGCATCCCAGCGTGCAGCGGCCCATCCGCGCCTTAAAGGACGAGGGCTTCACGGTGGTGGAGATCCTGCCCGGTCCGGACGGCCGCATCGACACACAGAAATTCCTGCAGGAGATCGACAAAAACACCGTGCTGGCCGCCTGCATGGCCGTCAACAATGAGACCGGCGCGGTGCAGGACATTGCAGCTTTGGGCAAGGGCATCAAGGCGCGTAACAGCCGCACCCACTTCCATGTGGACGCCGTGCAGGCGTGGCTGCGTATGCCGATCGACCTGCAAAAATGGCGCGAGGTGGACAGCCTTTCCGTGTCGGGCCACAAGGTCCACGCGCCAAAGGGTGTGGGCGCGCTCTTTATCCGGGACAGCCAGCGCCAGACCCTCAAGCCGCCCTACATCGGCGGCCATCAGGAGCGCGGCCTGCGCCCCGGCACCGAGAACACGCCCTATATCGTGGGGCTTGGCATGGCCGCGGCGCTGGGGCAGCAAAAGCTGCGCACCCGCATGACCCGCATTGCGGAGCTGAACGCCAAGCTCCGCGCGGGGCTGGCCGCGCTGGACGGCATCACCCTCAACTCACCCGCCGATGCAGTGGGGGAGATCGTCAACTTCTCGACCAACTGCATCAACAGCCAGACCTTTATCAATTATCTGAACACCCGCGCGGTCTATGTTTCGGGCGGCTCTGCCTGTGATAAGGGCGAGCCGAGCCACACGCTGCTGGCCATGGGCTGCAGCGATCTGACCGTCCGCACCGCCCTGCGCGTCAGCCTTTGCGCGGATAACACCGCCGAGGATGTGGACGCGCTGCTGGCGGGGGTAAGAGATGGCTTGAAGGAACTGCAGCATATTTGAAATAGAAAAGCCTTCCCCCGAGGGGGGAAGGTGGCTGTGGCCCCGACCACAGCCGGATGAGGGGCGGCCTTGCTGGTGTGACCTGTGAACGGGTTGCCGCAGTAAACTTTTCCCTCATCAGCCGCCTGCGGGCGGCAGCTTCAGTCTCCGCGCTAAGAGCCGCCTTCGGCGGTTGCGCTCCGACACGCGCCTGCGGGCGCAGCCCCTCGGGGGGAAGCCAAGAGCTATAAGGAAAGGAATATTCCTATGAAAGAAATCATCCTCGCCTATCAGGGCGAAATGACATTGAAGGGGCTGAACCGCGCCAAGTTTGAGGCACGGCTCGCCAAGATCATCCGCTGGCGGCTGGAGCCTCTGGGCAAGTTCAAGGTCTATCAGGCGCAAAGCACCGTTTTCATCGAGCCGAAGGAGGAGGGCCTTGACATGGACGAGGCGTTCCGCCGCGTTTCCCATGTGTTCGGCATCGTCAAGCTCAGCCGTGCGGTCGAGTGTCCCAAGGATTTTGACGCCGTCTGCGAGACTGCCGAGGCCTACCTTGGCGAGGCGCTGCGCGGCGTGCGCACCTTTAAGGTCGAGGCCAAGCGCGCCGACAAGGCTTACCCGATGAAAAGCCCCGAGATCTGCCGCGAGCTGGGCGCCTACCTGCTGGATAAACACCATCACCTGCGGGTCGATGTCCACAACCCCCAGCTGGAGATCATGGTCGAGATCCGTGACCATGCCGCCTATGTCCACGGCCCCAAGGTCGAGGCTGCGGGCGGTCTGCCCGTCGGCACCAGCGGCCGTGCGCTGAATTTGCTGTCCGGCGGCATCGACAGCCCCGTGGCGGCGTGGTGCATGGCGCGGCGCGGTCTGGCGCTGCACCACATCCACTTTGCCAGCCCGCCCTACACCAGCCTGCGTGCCAAGCTGAAGGTGCGCGATCTGGCGCGGGAAATCGTGGAGTACACCGGCAACTGCACACTGTTCGTCGTGCCGTACACCAAGCCGCAGGAGTATATCCGCGACCATGCGCCCGATGTGCTGTTCACGGTTTTGATGCGCCGCAGCATGCTGCGCATCGCAAATCAGGTGGCCAAAAAGCTCGAGCTGCAGGCGCTTATCACCGGCGAGAGTCTGGCGCAGGTGGCCAGCCAGACGATGGCGGCGCTGGCCTGCACCGATCAGGCGCAGGATCTGCCGGTGCTGCGCCCCTGCATCGGCATGGACAAGATCGAGATCATCAATATCTCCCGCAAGATCGGCACCTTTGAGACATCCATCGAGCCGTATGAGGATTGCTGCACGATCTTTACCCCGCCGCACCCCAAGACGAACCCGACGCTGGACGAGATCCTTGCCGCCGAGGCCGCCATGCCCGAGCTGGCTGCGCTGGAAGCTGAGGCCGCCGAGAATGTTGAGAAGATCTACATCCGCATGGGAGAGGACGAACTGCTGTGACTGCTGAAATTATCTGCGTAGGAACAGAGCTTTTGCTGGGGGACATCGTAAACACCAACGCGCAGTTCTTAAGCCGCGAGCTGGCCGAGCTGGGCATCAGCGTGCTGCACCAGCATGTCATCGGCGATAACCCCACCCGGCTGAAGGAACTGGTCCTGCAGGCCAAAGGCCGCAGCGATCTGCTTGTCTTTTCGGGCGGCCTCGGCCCTACCGAGGACGATCTGACCAAGGAGACGGTCGCCGAGGCCTTCGGCGATACGCTGGCCTTTGATGAGGGCGAGTGGCAAAAGATACTGGACTTTTTCGCCCGCACCAATCGCCGCCCGACCGACAACAACCGCAAGCAGGCTATGTGCCCGACCAAGGGCCACAAGCTTATCAACGACCACGGCACCGCGCCCGGTGCGTGGTTTGAGGATGAGCAGGGCCGCTGCGCCGCACTGATGCCCGGTGTCCCGCGTGAGATGAAGGCAATGTGGGCCGAGCAGGTGCGTCCGATTTTGCTGCGCCGCCAGAACTGCACGATCCACAGCCGCACGCTGCGGGTACTGGGCGGCGAGAGCGCCATCGCCAGCAAGGTCGCGCCGCTCTTTGCGGCCGAAAACCCTACGGCAGCCATCTACTGCAAGACCGGCGAGTGCGAGATCCGCGTGACCGCCCGCGAGGCCACCGAGCAGGCTGCCGAGGCCGCCTGCAGCGCCCGCATTGCGGAGTTCAAAGAGATTCTGGGCGCAGCCGCCTACGATGTCGATGTGCCTGCACTGGAATACACCGTGGTACGCGCTTTGCGCGAGCATCATCTCCACGCCGCCACGGCGGAAAGCTGCACCGGCGGCATGATTGCCGAGCGGCTGACGAATGTCCCCGGCGCAAGCGAGGTGTTCGGCTTCGGCTATGTCACCTACGCCGAGGCCGCCAAGCAAAAGCTGCTGGGCGTGGACGCCGCTGTCATTGCACAGTACAATGTCGTGTCCGGCCCGGTCGCAGCCGCCATGGCCTTTGGTGCGGCGCGCGGCTCCGGCGCGGAGCTGGCCGTGGGCATTACGGGTCTGGCCGGCCCCGGCGGGGCGCTGCCCGGCAAGCCGGTGGGCACGGTCTATCTGGCCGGTGCCGACACCCGCACGAACCGCGGGTACCTGATGCGCCTTACTTTGGGCGGCTATCAGGACCGCCAGATCATCCGCACCCGCGCCGCGCTCTATGCACTCGACCTTCTGCGCCGCATGGCGCTGGGGCTGGAGGTGCCGGAGAGTGTACAATTTACCCCGGAGACGGCGAACAACGAACTGGATATCTAAAACCCCAAGCCTTCCCCTTGAGGGGAAGGTGCCGCCGCAGCGGCGGATGAGGTGCGGGTTTCTGCCGCCGCTTGTTTGCGGGATATAACGGCAAGGCTGCCCCTCATCCGTCTGCGGTCGGGGCCGCAGACACCTTCCCCCCAAGGGGGAAGGCAATTCAACATAAGAAAGGTTCCACCATGGTCAACACTCAACTGAAAATCCTGCGTGTTTTCGGGCCTACGGGCGCGGAGGTATCCTCTGTGCTGCGGGGCATCCGGGATGACGGCTGCCCCGGCCTGCGTCTGCTGGAGCGGGACGGCGAATTTGCCATCTGTGTGCAGGTCAGCGCCCCCAACCGCGCCATGGCGGAGCAATACTGTGAAAAATGGGCCGCGCGGCTGCGCACCAAGTTCGGCGATGATGTCTTTGCCGAGGGCGAGACGAGCCTTGCGCAGGCCACGCTGGACGCCCTGCTGGAAAAGCGCAGGCTGCTGGTGGCTGTGGACGAAACGACCGGCCGCCTGCTGGGCGCGCTGCTGCAGCCCCTGCCCCACAGCGAGGCCGTCTTTGACTTCGGCACTGAGAGCTATGCCGATGCCCAGAAGGCCCGCCGCATCGCCGTGCCGGAGCAGCTGCTCAAGCGCTTCCCCGGTGATGTCGTGCAGGCCACGGCAGGCCGCGCGCTGGCCGCCATGCAGGTGACCGGTGCGGACTACGCCGCCGCCTACATGCCCGCCAGCGTCGGCCAATGCCCCTTTGTGCTGGTCTGCGACCGCCGCGGGGCGGTGGCCTGCGCCCTGCCGCCCGATATGAACGACACCTTCATCGGCAACCAGATCCTGGATCTGCTGCGCCGCCGTTTGTTCGGCCTGCAGCTGACCGACTCCTGCATCACCTTCCGCCCGGGGCATGACCGCCCGCTGCTTGTTGTGTCGGAGGCCGCCAAGAGCCGCGGAAACACGGTGCGGTTCTCACTGCGCCGCCGCACACCGCCCACCAGAGATGCAGACCACACGGCTGATTTTGAGCCGATGCTGGACTTTGACGCCCCTGCGCCGGTGGCACCGCCCCCGGCCACTCTGCCTGCGGCGGGTGAGGCGGGGCAGCACCGCACACTGCGCCGCCATGACGCCGCGCCGACCCTGCCGCCCGAGACATCGGAGCCGACCGGAGTTATCCGGTTTGAGACGGAGGACCCGGCGCCGCAGGACGCCGCCCCCGCCGATATACAGACGATGGGGGCCGAGGGTGCCCGCCGCGCCCGCATCCGCCGCGCAAGACCCGTCACGGCCGAGCCGCCTGCAGCAGCGCCGGACGAGCAGGAACCCCCTGCCCGCAGCGTGCTGGACGGTGACATCCCGGACTTCTCTGCCGAGATCGACCCCGCCGCCCTTGCGGCTGCGCAGGCGGCCGATGATGCCGCCGAGGCTGCCGGCAAAAGCGCCGATGTCGAGGAGTTTACCCGCGCCGCCACCCAGCTGTTTGACACCAGCGCCATGGAGGAGGCCGCGCAGGAGCGCACCCGGAAAAAGCAGAAAAAGAACGCCGCACCGCCCGACGAGCTGCCTCCGCGCCAGCCGGTGCCCGGCAGCATCC
Protein-coding sequences here:
- a CDS encoding threonine/serine exporter family protein; amino-acid sequence: MPVWTHYFAHFVVAVIATISFGITFQMPRRHYLACGLTGAVGWMVYIFGVELFALSPAIATLVATLPLTGCARFFAIRHKAPVTIFLLPGIFPLVPGAGIYYTAYYFLQGEEVLFASKGAETFKVALALALGIALVCSLPLPGSHEPKK
- a CDS encoding cysteine desulfurase, translating into MLSDPQLHYLDNAATSRVDPAVAQAIGTALTELWANPSSLYDPAVAAQDAIQTARARVAKTLHCRSDEIYFTACGSESNNMAVYGAARPRRAWGSKIVVTGFEHPSVQRPIRALKDEGFTVVEILPGPDGRIDTQKFLQEIDKNTVLAACMAVNNETGAVQDIAALGKGIKARNSRTHFHVDAVQAWLRMPIDLQKWREVDSLSVSGHKVHAPKGVGALFIRDSQRQTLKPPYIGGHQERGLRPGTENTPYIVGLGMAAALGQQKLRTRMTRIAELNAKLRAGLAALDGITLNSPADAVGEIVNFSTNCINSQTFINYLNTRAVYVSGGSACDKGEPSHTLLAMGCSDLTVRTALRVSLCADNTAEDVDALLAGVRDGLKELQHI
- the thiI gene encoding tRNA 4-thiouridine(8) synthase ThiI, whose amino-acid sequence is MKEIILAYQGEMTLKGLNRAKFEARLAKIIRWRLEPLGKFKVYQAQSTVFIEPKEEGLDMDEAFRRVSHVFGIVKLSRAVECPKDFDAVCETAEAYLGEALRGVRTFKVEAKRADKAYPMKSPEICRELGAYLLDKHHHLRVDVHNPQLEIMVEIRDHAAYVHGPKVEAAGGLPVGTSGRALNLLSGGIDSPVAAWCMARRGLALHHIHFASPPYTSLRAKLKVRDLAREIVEYTGNCTLFVVPYTKPQEYIRDHAPDVLFTVLMRRSMLRIANQVAKKLELQALITGESLAQVASQTMAALACTDQAQDLPVLRPCIGMDKIEIINISRKIGTFETSIEPYEDCCTIFTPPHPKTNPTLDEILAAEAAMPELAALEAEAAENVEKIYIRMGEDELL
- a CDS encoding competence/damage-inducible protein A — protein: MTAEIICVGTELLLGDIVNTNAQFLSRELAELGISVLHQHVIGDNPTRLKELVLQAKGRSDLLVFSGGLGPTEDDLTKETVAEAFGDTLAFDEGEWQKILDFFARTNRRPTDNNRKQAMCPTKGHKLINDHGTAPGAWFEDEQGRCAALMPGVPREMKAMWAEQVRPILLRRQNCTIHSRTLRVLGGESAIASKVAPLFAAENPTAAIYCKTGECEIRVTAREATEQAAEAACSARIAEFKEILGAAAYDVDVPALEYTVVRALREHHLHAATAESCTGGMIAERLTNVPGASEVFGFGYVTYAEAAKQKLLGVDAAVIAQYNVVSGPVAAAMAFGAARGSGAELAVGITGLAGPGGALPGKPVGTVYLAGADTRTNRGYLMRLTLGGYQDRQIIRTRAALYALDLLRRMALGLEVPESVQFTPETANNELDI